The stretch of DNA ATTGGTCGCTTAAGCTTTTCTTCTCCTGAGCCGCCAAACGTTGAAAAATACTGTGAATGTTCGCATAAGCGATCCTTTGACCGAACTGCTCTGTGGCCACATGATGAAAATGGTGGGCCTCGTCAATAAGTGCATATCGGTAAGCGGGCAAGCCCTGACCATACACCTGGTCTGTCAGCAGCAAGGCATGGTTTGTGATAACTAAGTCTGCTTGCTGCGCCCGTTCTCTCGCCTTGTAATAGAAACATCGCTTATACCACGGGCAATCTTTTTGAAAACAATTGTGACCTTCACTTTTGACTGATTCCCAAAAATCCTTGCCCCCAGATGACAGATTTAATTCTTCAACATCACCCGTTTCCGTTTCAGTCAACCATACTAGCAGCTGCATTTTAGTCAGGTCATGGTCGTAATTTTTTTCAACCGGATACAACAACGCCTGCTCGAATTTATTCAAACATAAATAATGGTGCTTGCCCTTCATCACGGTTGCTTTAAATGAAAAGGGCAACGCTTTTTGTAAGACAGGCAGTTCCTTGTGCATGATCTGCTCCTGTAATGGAATCGTGTGGGTGCTGACGATCACTTTTTGATCCGTTTTTTTCGCTTGCAAAATACTGGCCCCAAGGTAACTCAAGGTTTTTCCTGTACCCGTACCTGCTTCAAACAATCCGTGCTTCCCTTCCCGAAAGCAGTCATAAATATCTTCATATAATCTTAATTGCCCTTCTCTAGGTCGATACCCTGGCACTTTAGGACCCACTAGAAGATCGAAACTCGTGGCATCAAGGTCTGGTATCGGCTCTTCTTCAAGTGTCTGTTCGTCCGCTATGGGTCTCAATGCGATTTGCCTATGTATATCGTAAGCGTCATCCTGAGCGTTAAGACGCGTTAATCTTTCACTTTCAATGTGACGTAGTAAGGACCCAATATCTGAATGTAGCGTTTGAGAAAGAGGCACCATTCTCTGTACAGTAACGAGTGGTAGCGCCCACATCTTCTCGCATAATGATAAAAAGAGCTGAGCTGTTGCTAATGCATCGCTGTCAGCTTGGTGTGGAGCCTCGTGGGCCATATCAAGTTGCGTTGATAATTGTGATAGTTTATAACCTTCTTGCTTGGGTAACAGGATCCGAGACAGCTCTACGGTATCGATAATGCCACCCTCGAACTTTAAGTATCCGTTTGCGTCTAAGATATGCTGCAGGACGGATAAGTCGAAATGCACGTTGTGTGCCACAAGTATAGCTTGGTCTAATCTCTTGAGAATGTCAGGTAACACTTCCTCTAAGGTCGGTGCTGACTGCACATCGTCATAGGAGATGCCTGTTAATTTTTTAATAAAAGGAGGAATCGGGATGGTGGGACGGATAAAGGATGAAAATTGATCGGTCATCCGCCCTTCTTCAATGGTTACCATACCGACCTGAATGACTTGGTCCCCTTCCTGAACGCGATTCCCTGTAGTTTCAAAATCAATTACGACGTATTTTTGCTGCAATAGAAATTCCAATGTACCTTCACCTCATATGCACTACAATACAGGAATTTCAATAAAAAATCACTAGTGTGATTGTAGGACACCGTCTGAAACTGTTTGTAATGCTTCCTCAAGATCCCCATCGGCTAGGCTTTTTAAAGACTGAACGAGGGGATGCCCTGGTTTGACCTGCACCAAACGGTCGATGTTACGATGGGCTGCCTCCCATTCTTTCCAGAACAACAACATCCACGTATAAGAGATCTGAAGTTCTATATAGTCTGGGAATAAGCTAAGGGCTTTTATAAAGGTTTCTCGGCTCTTATCTTGTTGTTGAGATAAACCGTAATTCCAAGCTAATCCGAACCATGCTTCTCGATCTTGCAGGTGTGCTTTATACTTCAATAACCGATCATAACATTGAGCTGCCATTTGATGTAGCGCTTTTTCTTCAAAGTATGCAGCCATATCCTTCAGCAGAGACGGATGTTCTTCCACTTGCAAAGCTTCAAACCAATAGGCGATCCCTGCTTCTTGATCTCCCTTTTTCATATAAACCTTTCCTAACATGTACGGCATTTTCCAGTCGTGTTGAAACGTTTGATATCCTTTGGTATAAAGATCAATACAGTCGTCATATTTGCCTAGCTGATAAAGTGTCGTACCATAATTATGGAAGTAGACGTAAATCCACTCCGGTTTTAATTGATTAACTTGCATTTTCTCAAAATAGCGGAGTGCTTTCTCATAATTTTCTTGACTCCCTTCAAGACAGGCTAAGGCGTGTACAGCCAGATGATAGAGCTCGACTTTTGACGTTGTATCTACAAGAAACTGAAGATAATACTTTGCTTTAGACGTTTCATTTATAGCCAAATAAGCATGCCCTAAGTACAGCTTAGCCATCTCAAAATCTGGTTGGGTCTGCACCGTTTTTTCTAAGTACGGGACTGCATGTTCAAACATTAAGAGGTCATATAGTGCTTTACCTTTTGTCCACTCTGCAGAATCATTCGTTTCGGTCAATGTATCTTTCGGTAAATAAAAGGATTGATAGGCGTGCTTAGCTTCCTCGACATCTATTGCGGGTTTAGGACTCATCGATGATGACTGTCCTTGTTTCTCATCCCCTGACTGTATTAGGTCTAAGTACTGTCCTAGCTTTTCCTCAAACTTCAACCACTCTTCTACAATTTCTTCACTGGTTTTCTTAAGTGCTTCTAACTCTTGTTGTCGTTCATCTTCACTGATAATCCCTTGATTCGTTTGTTTCTTCAGTTCTGAAAGCTTTTGATTTAACTGGTCGAATACTTGTTGCACACTCATGAAGACACCCTCTTCACTCATATTTATCCTGTTAGTATTGTTTACCCAAAAGGATAAAATCATGAAAAAAAGCCAACGCATGAAACGTTGACTTTAAAACGTACTCATATGAAGGTTGACCTTAAACGGTGGGTATGGTGCCATGAACTTCTTGATTCATTAATTGTGCAATCCGATTATCTTTATCCATGATGGCGACTTTTGAACGGAACTGATTCAATTCTTTTTCCTCTACCATCGCATAGGAAATAACAATTACCGTGTCACCAGGTTGAACCAGTCTTGCTGCAGCGCCATTGAGACATATCACACCTGATCCCCTTTCGCCAGGAATGACGTACGTTTCCAGGCGTGCACCATTATTATTGTTGACAACCTGCACTTTTTCCTGGGGCAAAATATCCACCTGGTCTAATAGGTCTTGATCAATGGTAATACTACCGACATAGTTCAGATTCGCTTCTGTCACAGTTGCTTTGTGTAGCTTTGCTTTCATCATGTGTCTAAACACGAAAAGAAACCTCCTTTCCTACGACCTCCACAATCATGTTGTCAATGAGTCGTGTTCCCCCTATACGAACGGCAAGTGCCACAATCACATCCGTGTCAATATAAGAGATATCTTCGAGGCTCGGATAGCGATA from Caldalkalibacillus salinus encodes:
- the dinG gene encoding ATP-dependent DNA helicase DinG, translated to MEFLLQQKYVVIDFETTGNRVQEGDQVIQVGMVTIEEGRMTDQFSSFIRPTIPIPPFIKKLTGISYDDVQSAPTLEEVLPDILKRLDQAILVAHNVHFDLSVLQHILDANGYLKFEGGIIDTVELSRILLPKQEGYKLSQLSTQLDMAHEAPHQADSDALATAQLFLSLCEKMWALPLVTVQRMVPLSQTLHSDIGSLLRHIESERLTRLNAQDDAYDIHRQIALRPIADEQTLEEEPIPDLDATSFDLLVGPKVPGYRPREGQLRLYEDIYDCFREGKHGLFEAGTGTGKTLSYLGASILQAKKTDQKVIVSTHTIPLQEQIMHKELPVLQKALPFSFKATVMKGKHHYLCLNKFEQALLYPVEKNYDHDLTKMQLLVWLTETETGDVEELNLSSGGKDFWESVKSEGHNCFQKDCPWYKRCFYYKARERAQQADLVITNHALLLTDQVYGQGLPAYRYALIDEAHHFHHVATEQFGQRIAYANIHSIFQRLAAQEKKSLSDQLYDIFQLLLDGSTLSKQLDDILFTLHELKEHIDYFFDQLQHFVSYKGKVTQDHHQKVVRIQHQNEEGEAWVQILQQITQCVDILDKALQGHARMVNTLEKQDMTHQQKQIVRTWQSTTEQLEHDIRQVYAFFLEATPTEEVHWVQYDRHGNRYFLECHVRPLHVDQVLWELFFSKKQSVVLTSATLQVNQSFDYMIHQLGLQHEVCDTAVIPSPFSYRDQVNLVVPNDIRKHVYGEEKAFAQDLAQSLIEMASVSKGRMLVLFTSYRLLQLTHRLTKEPLQDLGIFLYAQGVDSGSRTKLTKNFQREQQAVLFGTYSFWEGIDIPGEDLSCLVIVKLPFTPPGSPYEEAKGEQLKADGYSPFKDLALPQAVLRFKQGFGRLIRKETDEGVVVVFDRRLIETHYGRAFTRSLPDIDLKVVSKDSIATEILQRLG
- a CDS encoding tetratricopeptide repeat protein codes for the protein MSVQQVFDQLNQKLSELKKQTNQGIISEDERQQELEALKKTSEEIVEEWLKFEEKLGQYLDLIQSGDEKQGQSSSMSPKPAIDVEEAKHAYQSFYLPKDTLTETNDSAEWTKGKALYDLLMFEHAVPYLEKTVQTQPDFEMAKLYLGHAYLAINETSKAKYYLQFLVDTTSKVELYHLAVHALACLEGSQENYEKALRYFEKMQVNQLKPEWIYVYFHNYGTTLYQLGKYDDCIDLYTKGYQTFQHDWKMPYMLGKVYMKKGDQEAGIAYWFEALQVEEHPSLLKDMAAYFEEKALHQMAAQCYDRLLKYKAHLQDREAWFGLAWNYGLSQQQDKSRETFIKALSLFPDYIELQISYTWMLLFWKEWEAAHRNIDRLVQVKPGHPLVQSLKSLADGDLEEALQTVSDGVLQSH
- the panD gene encoding aspartate 1-decarboxylase, with the protein product MFRHMMKAKLHKATVTEANLNYVGSITIDQDLLDQVDILPQEKVQVVNNNNGARLETYVIPGERGSGVICLNGAAARLVQPGDTVIVISYAMVEEKELNQFRSKVAIMDKDNRIAQLMNQEVHGTIPTV